The DNA region GAGGAGGCGCGGGCGGCGCTGGCCCTCGGCATCGCGGTGGCGGACGAGGAGGCCGACTCGGGCACCGATCTGGTGGTGCTCGGGGATCTGAGCGTGGGCGGTACGACCCCCGCGTCGACGCTGATCGCCGCGCTGTGCGGGACCGACGCGTCCGTGGTGACCGGGCGCGGCGGTGCCGGGATCGACGATCTGGCGTGGATGCGCAAGTGCGCGGCGATCCGGGACGCGCTGCGCCGGGCGCGGCCGGTCCTCGGGGACCAGCTGGAGCTGCTCGCGACGGTGGGCGGCGCGGATCTGACGGCGATGACGGGTTTCCTGCTGCAGGCGTCGGCGCGCCGGCTGCCGGTGATCCTGGACGGTGTGGTGGGCGCGGCCTGCGCGCTGGTGGCGCAGCGGGCGGCGTTCCGGGCGCCGGACTGGTGGCTGGCGGGTCAGGTGAGCGGGGAGCCGGCGCAGGCGAAGGCGCTGGACCGGATGGCGCTCAACCCGCTGCTCGACCACGGCGTCACTGTGGGCGAGGGAACCGGGGCCCTGCTCGCG from Streptomyces fradiae includes:
- a CDS encoding nicotinate-nucleotide--dimethylbenzimidazole phosphoribosyltransferase, which gives rise to MNLDDFSDLIERPDGGIRHEAEERRARLAVRPGALGRLDELGEWLSAAQGAVPVRPVEQPKVVLFAGDHGVASLDVSGRAAGTAYELVRAVLDGVSPVAVLARAQEVPVRVVDAGLDCDPELLPAEVTRHRVRRGAGRIDVEDALTAEEARAALALGIAVADEEADSGTDLVVLGDLSVGGTTPASTLIAALCGTDASVVTGRGGAGIDDLAWMRKCAAIRDALRRARPVLGDQLELLATVGGADLTAMTGFLLQASARRLPVILDGVVGAACALVAQRAAFRAPDWWLAGQVSGEPAQAKALDRMALNPLLDHGVTVGEGTGALLALPLVRAAAALAAELPEAVAPGAAAPVADEVG